From a single Pirellulales bacterium genomic region:
- the cas2 gene encoding CRISPR-associated endonuclease Cas2 translates to MWVLAMFDLPVDTKKARRAYAQFRKVLLRDGFTKMQFSVYARHCASEESAVVHAQRIEKHVPPDGEVRLLTITDKQFERMRVFWGKLRKPPEPAPCQLELF, encoded by the coding sequence ATGTGGGTTTTGGCCATGTTCGATTTGCCGGTGGACACAAAGAAGGCCCGACGGGCTTACGCGCAATTTCGGAAGGTGCTGCTGCGCGACGGCTTTACGAAGATGCAATTTTCGGTATATGCTCGGCATTGCGCCAGCGAGGAAAGCGCTGTGGTGCATGCGCAGCGCATAGAGAAACACGTGCCGCCTGACGGAGAAGTGCGGCTGCTGACGATTACCGACAAACAGTTTGAACGAATGCGCGTTTTTTGGGGAAAACTACGCAAACCGCCCGAGCCAGCGCCATGCCAATTGGAACTTTTTTGA